A portion of the Croceicoccus marinus genome contains these proteins:
- a CDS encoding DUF2147 domain-containing protein translates to MIRLVIMGAALIFASNAAHARQTGAPNEAIMGVWANPSGSVRVRIEECGTKLCGVVVYANEKAKADAAKAGTDVLIGINLFREFDRYGRNKWRGKVLVPDLDRTVGGELKPISADTLQVHGCMFGHVGCKNQKWTRVSN, encoded by the coding sequence TGATTCGTTTGGTCATCATGGGCGCGGCCCTCATCTTTGCATCGAATGCGGCACATGCTCGGCAAACCGGAGCGCCGAATGAGGCTATCATGGGTGTTTGGGCTAACCCGTCCGGAAGTGTTCGTGTCCGGATCGAGGAATGCGGCACGAAGCTTTGCGGCGTCGTTGTTTATGCAAACGAGAAAGCGAAGGCCGACGCAGCGAAAGCCGGAACCGACGTGCTCATAGGCATCAATCTTTTCCGCGAGTTCGATCGGTACGGCCGGAACAAATGGCGCGGGAAAGTTCTGGTTCCCGATCTCGACAGAACGGTCGGCGGGGAATTGAAACCGATCAGCGCCGACACCCTCCAGGTTCATGGATGTATGTTCGGGCATGTCGGTTGCAAGAACCAGAAATGGACGCGGGTTTCAAACTGA